In uncultured Bacteroides sp., the following proteins share a genomic window:
- a CDS encoding cupin domain-containing protein produces MEELFKKGTVLNLGNLIDYSAGGIISKQVLKNEAGNVTLFSFDKGQGLSEHTAPFDAMVQILDGEAIVTVGGKPFHLKQGETIIMPANITHALFATEQFKMLLTMIKGV; encoded by the coding sequence ATGGAAGAATTATTTAAGAAAGGAACAGTCCTTAATCTGGGAAATTTAATTGATTATTCTGCAGGTGGTATAATCAGTAAACAAGTATTGAAGAATGAAGCTGGAAACGTGACCTTATTCTCTTTTGATAAAGGACAAGGCCTGAGTGAACATACTGCACCTTTTGATGCAATGGTTCAGATTCTTGATGGAGAAGCAATTGTTACTGTTGGAGGCAAACCTTTTCACCTGAAGCAGGGAGAAACTATTATTATGCCAGCCAACATAACTCATGCTTTATTTGCCACTGAACAATTCAAAATGTTACTTACAATGATAAAAGGTGTATAA
- a CDS encoding SusC/RagA family TonB-linked outer membrane protein, producing MNQDIRGTFQKRFLSAFAATLLFSTGGSISALANIPVANDAYSVNQQLQTITIKGKVTDTKGEAIIGASILEKGTSNGAITDVNGNFSLKIKAKSLLTISCIGYKATTIATGSSPTLTIVLTEDTKTLDEVVVTALGIKKEKKALGYSVQDIKSDELLKNKSTNVINSLNGKIAGVNITQSGGSAGAGANIVLRGGTSLERDNQPLFVIDGVIYDNGTNIAGNSGFDGAMRTSTSYSNRVMDINPEDVENVSVLKGPTAAALYGSRAAAGAIVITTKKGQEGRTNVSLSSKVSVNWVNRLPEQQNKYKRGTYNQVGLFDDYTTQSWGDTFQPGETVYNNIANFFDNSVIFDNSASVSGGTKNGTFFLSGSNFNQGGIVPETGFKKNAFRFNGEQKYGDLTVGVSAAYTASNTDKTLTSGGLYGSGGTGAMLSVFGYSRSDDMKHYLNDDGSRYRMFEGRQEIADDEDNPYWIINKDKMTDRTNRFTGSFNLNYKVASWMDVMYKLGTDRYTTKAKTLIYPGSGVITDYQNGMMSESDQNYNYLSSNFMANFHKTISDFDLSLLLGQSTEETNTEVVRRLGYNFVVPGFFSFGNIPDTRKKFQQENSKKRLMGVYGEFRASYKNFAYLSFTGRNDWTSTLPVENRSYFYPSVSGSLVFTELLPKSDILSFGKIRASWAEVGKDTDPYATNTYLWDPRNYLGGVGLINSWTRGNPYLVPEKTKSTELGFEIRLFKGRLGFDYTYYTNNSFNQIMTPRLSQTTGYILLKTNGGDIINKGMELSITGVPVQTKDFKWETTLNLSGNRGKVQNLLPGVDILYVTDVQVGNAKAASFNNGDFMAISGSKWSRDDSGNVILDWGTGMPTSDNLATYKVGNREPKLLGGLNNNLQYKGWNLSFLLDFRIGGDIYNGTEYYMTNAGMSKKSLERNSITISGVSKNPATNQYENKVFTIDAEKYYKGTTEVAKSADSQSGKYLIQQYWQTYYPKESANYVTKTNWLRLRSVSLSYNVPEALLKKTKIIKGLTATVTGTNLFLWTNYKGMDPETSAAGSGVVGSSSVGIDYCNVPSTAGMSFGLNLTF from the coding sequence ATGAATCAAGATATTCGAGGAACCTTTCAAAAAAGATTTCTTTCAGCGTTTGCAGCCACATTGTTGTTCTCCACAGGAGGAAGCATTAGTGCATTAGCAAATATACCAGTTGCGAATGATGCATATAGTGTTAATCAGCAATTGCAGACTATTACCATAAAAGGTAAAGTAACAGACACAAAAGGAGAAGCCATTATTGGAGCCAGTATTTTAGAAAAAGGAACTTCCAACGGTGCGATAACAGATGTCAATGGAAATTTTTCATTGAAAATAAAAGCAAAATCATTACTTACTATTTCCTGCATCGGGTATAAAGCTACTACTATAGCTACAGGCTCCTCTCCCACACTTACTATTGTATTAACTGAAGACACAAAAACGTTAGACGAAGTTGTAGTTACAGCTCTGGGTATTAAAAAAGAGAAAAAAGCACTGGGATATTCTGTTCAGGATATTAAAAGTGATGAACTTTTAAAGAATAAAAGCACCAATGTTATTAATTCTTTGAATGGTAAAATTGCCGGAGTGAATATTACTCAGAGCGGTGGTTCTGCCGGTGCCGGTGCAAATATTGTACTTCGTGGAGGTACATCTCTGGAACGTGATAATCAACCATTATTTGTAATTGATGGAGTTATATACGATAACGGTACTAATATTGCAGGTAACAGCGGATTCGACGGAGCTATGCGCACAAGTACCAGTTATAGTAACCGTGTAATGGACATTAATCCTGAAGATGTTGAAAATGTATCAGTTCTTAAAGGGCCTACTGCTGCTGCATTATATGGATCCCGTGCTGCCGCAGGTGCAATTGTTATCACAACAAAGAAAGGACAGGAAGGACGTACAAACGTAAGTCTTAGTTCTAAAGTAAGTGTAAACTGGGTGAATAGGTTACCTGAACAGCAAAACAAATATAAAAGAGGTACGTATAATCAGGTTGGACTTTTTGATGATTATACAACACAGTCCTGGGGAGATACTTTTCAACCAGGTGAAACAGTATATAATAATATTGCCAACTTTTTCGATAATTCCGTCATATTCGATAATAGTGCCAGTGTTTCAGGGGGAACAAAGAACGGAACATTCTTCCTTTCAGGATCTAATTTTAACCAAGGAGGTATTGTTCCTGAGACTGGTTTTAAGAAAAATGCATTTCGCTTTAATGGTGAACAGAAATATGGTGACCTAACAGTTGGAGTTAGTGCGGCATACACTGCATCGAATACTGATAAAACTCTTACCAGTGGTGGTCTGTACGGTTCAGGTGGAACAGGAGCCATGCTTTCTGTTTTTGGATACTCCCGCAGTGATGATATGAAACATTACTTAAATGACGACGGATCAAGATACCGTATGTTTGAAGGTCGTCAGGAAATAGCCGATGACGAAGATAACCCATATTGGATAATCAATAAAGATAAAATGACTGACAGAACCAATCGTTTTACCGGTTCTTTTAATTTAAACTATAAAGTAGCTAGCTGGATGGATGTTATGTATAAATTAGGCACCGACCGCTATACAACTAAAGCAAAAACTCTTATTTACCCGGGATCTGGAGTAATAACAGACTATCAAAACGGTATGATGTCCGAGTCTGATCAAAACTACAACTATCTTTCATCAAACTTCATGGCCAATTTTCACAAAACTATTTCAGATTTTGATTTAAGTTTACTCTTAGGACAAAGTACTGAAGAGACAAATACAGAAGTAGTGAGACGCTTAGGCTATAATTTTGTAGTTCCTGGATTCTTTAGTTTTGGAAACATTCCTGATACAAGAAAGAAATTCCAGCAAGAAAACAGTAAGAAGCGTTTAATGGGTGTATATGGAGAATTTCGTGCTTCCTACAAGAATTTTGCCTATCTTAGTTTTACCGGGCGTAACGACTGGACATCTACCCTACCTGTAGAAAACAGGTCTTATTTCTATCCTTCAGTTAGTGGTAGTCTTGTTTTTACAGAACTGCTTCCAAAAAGTGATATTTTATCTTTTGGTAAGATCCGTGCATCATGGGCAGAAGTAGGTAAAGATACCGATCCTTATGCAACAAATACTTACTTATGGGATCCACGTAATTATCTGGGTGGCGTAGGATTGATTAATTCCTGGACCAGAGGTAACCCATATTTAGTTCCGGAAAAAACTAAATCTACAGAACTTGGATTTGAAATTCGTTTATTTAAAGGACGACTAGGATTTGATTATACTTACTATACCAATAATAGTTTTAATCAAATTATGACTCCTAGGTTAAGCCAGACTACAGGCTATATCTTGTTGAAAACGAATGGCGGGGATATCATTAATAAAGGTATGGAATTGTCTATCACGGGAGTTCCTGTTCAGACAAAAGACTTTAAGTGGGAAACTACTTTAAATCTATCCGGCAATAGAGGTAAGGTACAAAATCTGTTACCAGGAGTAGATATACTATACGTCACAGATGTACAGGTTGGAAATGCGAAAGCAGCATCATTCAACAATGGCGACTTCATGGCTATTTCAGGATCTAAATGGTCAAGAGATGACAGTGGAAATGTGATACTCGACTGGGGCACAGGAATGCCTACTTCAGATAATCTTGCAACATATAAAGTAGGTAATCGTGAGCCTAAACTGCTAGGTGGTTTGAACAATAACCTTCAATATAAAGGCTGGAATTTATCATTCTTACTTGACTTCCGCATTGGAGGTGATATTTATAATGGTACAGAATATTATATGACCAATGCAGGTATGAGCAAAAAGAGCTTAGAACGTAATTCTATCACTATTTCAGGTGTATCAAAGAATCCTGCAACAAATCAGTATGAAAATAAAGTCTTTACCATTGATGCCGAGAAATACTATAAAGGTACTACTGAAGTAGCTAAATCGGCTGATTCTCAGAGTGGTAAATATTTAATTCAACAGTATTGGCAGACATATTATCCAAAGGAATCAGCAAACTATGTTACAAAAACCAACTGGCTGCGTTTACGTTCTGTCTCACTGTCATATAATGTTCCCGAAGCATTATTAAAAAAGACAAAGATAATTAAAGGGCTTACCGCAACTGTTACAGGAACAAACCTCTTTTTGTGGACAAACTATAAAGGAATGGATCCGGAAACAAGTGCTGCAGGATCAGGTGTTGTAGGTTCAAGTTCTGTAGGAATTGATTATTGTAATGTCCCATCAACAGCAGGGATGTCATTTGGTCTTAATTTGACGTTCTAA
- a CDS encoding SusD/RagB family nutrient-binding outer membrane lipoprotein, with the protein MKKIKYIGLFLFGLLTLSSCNDYLDINVDPNTASNTVASVDSRLAGMQHYFEYGYETAGLRSSLIAGTLTRTYASGNSHNQLCAWDPILGSTITPYQMWFVGCGSNINDLITKAQKEEAWHYVGAAKLIHAMGFMLMTDWYGEMPYTEAFGNSKSPKYDSGETIFEGCLAELDEAIKYFEKTQPATATKLSAGDGWNSGDVQKWIKLAYGMKARWLNNLSKKSKLYDPAAILAALDKAAQSNSESAVITHYNLTADTDKDILISDPLKTSILYDGIGMNTYFLPTKWYIDLLTNTFTGGSGVEDPRTDKLIPSAQFKIDGQIKLVRSKGVDMINSDIRLNNGPILGTYNATSHKWTVNTTNPSRMGDSVYVNLRSQGAMYFTLVNADDTYKGTDGRILSTGTYYTRPDAPGHLMTYPELCFIKAEVLFRKGEKGSALTAYKAGIRAHMELMNAKLSQYPSTDNLNKSAIPTAQIDQFLASAAVAQSVGELTMAKIMQQKYIACSYSIQNWNDMRRFNYSAGNIGDYGVVYPDFDRPKEFSQTAATKMIGTSKSDERYWFRRMAQCQYERTYNSDNLKASNPDALLDKIWSYPVWWDVAE; encoded by the coding sequence ATGAAAAAAATTAAATATATAGGATTATTTTTGTTTGGGCTGTTAACTCTAAGCTCATGTAATGATTATCTTGATATCAATGTAGACCCCAATACAGCAAGTAATACTGTTGCTTCTGTAGATTCCCGATTAGCAGGTATGCAACATTATTTCGAGTATGGCTATGAAACGGCCGGACTTCGTTCTTCCTTAATAGCAGGTACATTAACCAGAACCTATGCCTCAGGTAATTCACATAACCAACTTTGTGCATGGGATCCTATTCTTGGTTCTACTATTACTCCTTACCAAATGTGGTTTGTAGGTTGTGGATCTAATATCAATGACTTAATTACCAAAGCACAAAAAGAAGAAGCATGGCACTATGTTGGCGCTGCAAAACTAATTCATGCTATGGGCTTTATGCTGATGACTGATTGGTATGGAGAGATGCCTTATACAGAAGCTTTTGGAAATTCAAAAAGCCCTAAATATGATAGTGGAGAGACTATTTTTGAAGGATGTCTGGCAGAATTGGATGAAGCCATTAAATATTTTGAAAAGACTCAGCCTGCTACGGCTACTAAACTATCTGCAGGCGATGGCTGGAATAGTGGAGATGTACAGAAATGGATAAAACTTGCTTATGGAATGAAAGCAAGATGGTTGAATAATCTTTCTAAGAAATCAAAACTATATGATCCAGCTGCTATTTTAGCTGCATTGGACAAGGCTGCTCAGTCTAATAGTGAAAGTGCTGTTATCACTCATTATAATCTTACCGCTGATACAGATAAAGATATACTAATTAGTGACCCTCTTAAAACATCTATATTATATGATGGCATTGGTATGAATACTTATTTCCTGCCAACAAAATGGTACATTGATTTATTGACAAACACATTTACAGGTGGTAGCGGAGTAGAAGACCCTCGTACTGATAAGTTAATACCTTCTGCTCAGTTTAAGATAGATGGCCAGATAAAACTTGTTCGTTCCAAAGGAGTAGATATGATCAATAGTGATATCCGACTGAATAACGGACCCATTTTAGGAACGTATAATGCCACATCACACAAATGGACAGTTAATACAACAAACCCCAGCCGAATGGGAGATTCTGTTTATGTAAATTTAAGGTCACAAGGAGCAATGTATTTTACATTGGTTAATGCCGATGACACTTATAAAGGAACTGACGGAAGAATTTTGTCTACCGGTACATATTATACACGACCAGATGCACCGGGACATTTAATGACCTACCCTGAATTATGCTTTATTAAAGCTGAAGTTTTATTCAGAAAAGGCGAAAAAGGCTCTGCTTTAACAGCTTATAAGGCAGGTATACGGGCTCACATGGAACTCATGAACGCAAAACTGAGTCAATATCCATCAACAGATAACTTAAACAAAAGCGCTATTCCCACAGCTCAGATAGACCAGTTCCTGGCAAGTGCAGCTGTTGCTCAATCAGTGGGCGAATTGACTATGGCTAAAATAATGCAACAAAAGTATATTGCATGTTCTTATTCTATACAAAATTGGAACGATATGCGCCGGTTTAATTATAGTGCAGGAAATATAGGTGACTATGGCGTTGTTTATCCTGATTTTGACAGACCAAAAGAGTTTAGCCAGACTGCTGCAACAAAAATGATAGGCACCAGTAAAAGTGATGAAAGATATTGGTTTAGACGTATGGCTCAATGCCAATACGAAAGGACTTACAACTCTGATAATCTGAAAGCATCTAATCCTGATGCACTACTTGATAAAATATGGTCGTACCCTGTTTGGTGGGATGTTGCCGAATAA
- a CDS encoding alpha/beta hydrolase-fold protein, which yields MKKLIFLFLVAFLFVHNVNSKPSNGLPDGFDTPRVGIRQGKIDTVVYMSKTVGANRKALVYTPPGYSKGKKYPVLYLLHGIGGDEKEWLIQGKPQVILDNLYADKKAEPMIIVLPNGRAMKDDRAVGNIYDGTRVQAFATFEKDLINDLIPFIEKKYPVLTDREHRAVAGLSMGGGQSLNFGLGNLDKFAWVGGFSSAPNTKTPQELVPNPAEAKKKLNLLWISCGDKDGLITYSKRTHDFLVSNQVPHIYHVIPGGYHDFKVWKQNLYMFSQLIFKPVTSFVFKEYNTVEASAGETAVMTGVPASTNISGAQYPQILPDNSVLFRIKAPDAKKVQIDLGKKYDMLKEEDGSWAVTTDPIIEGFHYYSVLIDGVAVCDPASLTYYGMGRMASGIEIPEKNVDYTLAKDVSHGQTRQIRYYSNITKSWRRAFVYTPAGYDKNITQSYPVLYLQHGGGEDETGWPNQGKVDMILDKLIAEGKAKPMLVVMDKGYAVDPDAPKNNQQSGLRGMFQNNTLTDVFIKEIIPTIDKEFRTIADRDYRAMAGLSMGGFQTFQITLSNLDKFAYIGGFSGAGQMQQEGDFSKLYNGVWSDVNAFNQKVKLMYLSIGTAEPERMYQTVNNFHKELEKAGIKHVYYESPGTSHEWLTWRRSLKQYASLLFK from the coding sequence ATGAAAAAACTTATTTTTTTATTTTTAGTTGCTTTTTTATTTGTACATAATGTTAATAGTAAACCTTCTAATGGTTTACCAGATGGCTTTGACACTCCACGTGTTGGTATCCGTCAAGGTAAAATAGACACAGTTGTCTATATGTCAAAAACTGTTGGAGCCAACCGAAAAGCACTTGTTTATACCCCTCCAGGATATTCAAAAGGTAAAAAATACCCTGTGCTTTATTTGCTACACGGTATTGGAGGTGACGAAAAAGAATGGCTTATTCAGGGAAAACCGCAGGTTATTCTTGATAACCTGTATGCTGATAAGAAAGCAGAACCAATGATAATAGTGTTGCCAAACGGACGGGCTATGAAAGATGACCGTGCAGTAGGCAACATTTATGATGGAACTAGAGTTCAGGCATTTGCTACATTCGAAAAAGATTTAATAAACGACCTTATTCCGTTTATCGAAAAGAAATATCCGGTTTTGACAGATCGTGAACATCGTGCTGTTGCTGGCCTTTCAATGGGGGGTGGCCAATCTTTAAATTTCGGATTGGGCAATCTGGATAAATTTGCCTGGGTAGGCGGTTTTTCATCAGCTCCAAATACTAAAACACCTCAGGAACTTGTTCCCAATCCCGCAGAGGCTAAGAAAAAACTGAATTTACTTTGGATTTCATGTGGTGATAAAGATGGACTTATAACCTACAGTAAACGTACACACGATTTCCTAGTATCCAATCAAGTTCCTCATATCTATCATGTTATCCCTGGAGGGTATCATGATTTTAAAGTCTGGAAACAGAATCTTTATATGTTCTCTCAACTGATTTTTAAGCCTGTTACCTCTTTTGTTTTTAAGGAATATAATACTGTAGAAGCTTCTGCAGGTGAAACTGCTGTCATGACTGGAGTTCCTGCATCGACAAATATATCCGGTGCTCAATATCCACAAATTTTGCCAGATAATAGCGTTCTTTTCCGTATAAAAGCGCCTGATGCTAAAAAAGTGCAGATTGATTTAGGAAAGAAGTACGATATGCTTAAAGAAGAAGATGGATCCTGGGCAGTAACTACAGATCCTATTATTGAAGGTTTTCATTACTATTCTGTTCTGATTGACGGAGTAGCTGTATGCGACCCGGCAAGTCTCACTTATTACGGAATGGGACGTATGGCAAGTGGCATTGAGATTCCCGAAAAAAATGTCGATTATACTTTGGCAAAGGATGTTTCTCACGGGCAGACCAGACAGATACGTTATTATTCAAATATTACTAAATCGTGGAGAAGAGCTTTTGTTTATACTCCGGCAGGGTATGATAAAAATATAACTCAATCATATCCGGTTCTATACTTGCAACATGGTGGCGGTGAAGATGAAACAGGATGGCCAAATCAGGGTAAGGTAGATATGATTCTGGACAAATTAATTGCCGAAGGAAAAGCAAAGCCTATGCTGGTAGTGATGGATAAGGGATATGCAGTTGATCCTGATGCACCTAAAAACAATCAGCAGTCAGGTCTTCGGGGCATGTTTCAAAATAATACCTTGACAGATGTATTTATTAAAGAGATAATTCCTACTATTGATAAAGAATTCCGCACTATTGCTGACCGTGATTATAGAGCTATGGCAGGGCTTTCAATGGGTGGATTCCAAACCTTTCAGATCACACTGTCCAATCTCGACAAATTTGCCTACATCGGAGGATTTAGTGGTGCAGGCCAAATGCAGCAAGAGGGCGATTTCTCTAAGCTATACAATGGTGTATGGTCGGATGTAAATGCTTTCAACCAAAAGGTGAAATTGATGTATTTAAGTATTGGAACAGCTGAACCTGAAAGAATGTACCAAACAGTTAACAATTTCCATAAGGAACTTGAAAAAGCAGGTATCAAACATGTTTATTACGAATCTCCGGGTACATCGCATGAATGGCTTACATGGAGACGTTCTTTGAAACAATATGCCAGTTTATTATTTAAATAA